One genomic window of Lytechinus variegatus isolate NC3 chromosome 1, Lvar_3.0, whole genome shotgun sequence includes the following:
- the LOC121429218 gene encoding protein kinase C-binding protein 1-like isoform X2: protein MDFSDAGQIVPIALRRTHRANAGAKRKAAEEETVKEKDKRREMKKKKKKKLPASLNTAANSTQSVTKLAADFMRSKHKVPVPKVIKNLHPHNDFYCWICHNQRYDGKFLYCNVCPRAYHDTCANVPCPQPDWVCLECENITDAECTETQSNAMASLSLDKLAKVLRTAIGKMKRYTNSLLFTPIDDLREFRDYRQFIFHPMDLSLMEKNVQSRSYGSTESFLADAKWIVHNAFVYFGGGNRYSNAAKSFLKACETEMAEVELCPDCYLGAVCKQPQWFSEVCTKPHPLIWAKLHGFPFWPAKAMKEEDGLIEARFFGQHDRAMIPAHNCFQYSTKIPFPASKKRLTGLNAAIKEAEVHIKKLEEKQGHPFKYAPHLTPYDPNKRYTTSSLAVMPDGKVKCLTDAGKNAESKAKAVENGEEASKKEKEEETDDKMDISLASSVEDDKTDGKADALTEMKTDSSPGSSLDGSELDVTGDSSQSPYHVDLEHSYASREFLTMQNEEGKADQETEKGFQKKHIDDSNENVTQSRVKEDEGEHSDTAGKEYQNDDEGQSIDTDRKRKVSESPQQPEKMPRMSSDKDSNLSPGRTGQGTVEPDAEDPDKLKTCPRDVTKEEGTHTVETIDSPVSKKLVAKDDDKFSILPSRLPKLDDLESNVNSSEASSSIPKEEVKSNQSTPRKDTFLLNLSKTIDTCKASLGIDEDMEEELGDEGGRDEEDGLDDADMTGDETMESEVDDEEEETEKASFQAASPSNDTSTMDDATDEYAGENMTESKVNQMLKDSHKVLKEVVKTLEDGVDSPVISEKDSLAMETEDVGDSEEINSRGLRGDESNEKEKTNDQTLAESSKVIENDESQSDEKLKDMPAQAKSTQVMDDKASIDDDIEDDDDEDDVGEDVDDYDGDSSDGALLIDEGNDESGDQEKKEDATRKCNKPDDETKITRDTDITPANTNDQKEKKPEGIQPKVSQDISSSESTEPEAKQEEAKDKEAKQEEAKDKEAKDKESSQEAKKIPAVGDKKVAELSKSSKQLMDGTPKPVEMDPDYKMLIAKVVDDAVKSFKELDSSLEDASDEIKKLVLDLKREVISLKAKQELQEKEMMHCNNLAAAEIRQVMEYSKDCKLNKVKRKFDLQRKDAIFDTKGKQWCASCRQEANYFCCWNTSYCSYNCQERHWQKHEKKCQQKSGNFPFAPSAVVDPYDPCRKKKKKKKRVREEEQAWLKEYGFGGEESDNDDPTWEPDPEDYPTMVARKKTYTLPTSNTTSNPNALRKPNPGQYIPNRSWTQPSGNVASRQNVKMASMTSPMGTQQVNPASKIITQTPSKMYMPPVQQNGPQVIGQNASTGQVVINSHTKPVNFVPGPRNDVSKQPNVVYVGTSKPGIQMAYPTSNLTVQANPGISGGIQNQGTPNMPFKLQMGSNKLPMSSLVQALGQPVQQGSKFFIQVTPGQQGSNGKTVKVSQMPQQPIQAGNMPIILNNVIGGLPQGQIAPAAIVSENVLQNIQPVGGKKSVVTVPRLAPGSAPSPKQIVFTVPNATNTAVSSISAPSVAPVVVGSKPVEGNIPPGIKMQVTSTKNS from the exons AGCCAAAAGAAAGGCAGCTGAGGAAGAGACAGTCAAAGAAAAAG ATAAACGAAgagagatgaagaagaaaaagaaaaagaaacttCCTGCATCACTGAATACTGCAGCAAATTCTACACAATCTGTAACGAAGCTGGCAGCTGACTTTATGCGCTCAAAACACAAGGTTCCTGTTCCTAAAGTTATCAAGAATCTA CATCCACACAATGACTTCTACTGCTGGATTTGCCACAACCAGAGGTATGATGGTAAATTCTTGTACTGTAATGTCTGTCCGAGGGCCTACCACGACACCTGCGCCAATGTTCCCTGTCCTCAACCAGACTGGGTGTGTCTGGAATGTGAG AATATCACAGATGCAGAATGTACAGAGACGCAATCCAATGCTATGGCTTCGCTTTCTCTTGATAAACTGGCAAAGGTTCTACGTACAGCCATTGGAAAGATGAAACGATACACAAAT TCTCTGCTCTTTACACCAATTGATGACCTTCGAGAGTTTCGAGATTACAGACAGTTTATCTTCCATCCCATGGACCTATCTCTAATGGAAAAG AATGTGCAGAGTAGATCGTATGGCTCCACGGAATCATTCCTTGCTGATGCCAAATGGATTGTTCACAATGCCTTTGTGTATTTTGGAG GTGGAAATAGGTACAGCAATgctgcaaaatcttttttaaaGGCTTGTGAAACAGAG aTGGCTGAGGTTGAGTTATGTCCAGACTGTTACCTAGGTGCTGTTTGTAAACAACCTCAGTGGTTCTCTGAAGTTTGT ACCAAGCCTCATCCACTGATCTGGGCCAAGCTGCATGGTTTCCCTTTCTGGCCTGCTAAG GCAATGAAGGAAGAGGATGGTCTCATTGAAGCTAGATTCTTTGGACAGCACGATAGAGCCATGATCCCAGCTCACAACTGCTTCCAATACTCTACCAAGATCCCCTTCCCAGCCTCAAAGAAGAGACTAACAGGACTTAATGCTGCCATCAAGGAGGCAGAGGTTCATATCAAGAAACTGGAGGAAAAGCAAGGTCACCCCTTCAAGTATGCCCCTCACCTGACTCCATATGATCCCAACAAGCGCTACACAACTAGCTCTCTGGCAGTCATGCCCGATGGAAAAGTCAAGTGCCTGACTGATGCAGGAAAGAATGCTGAATCGAAGGCGAAGGCTGTTGAAAATGGTGAAGAGGCCTCtaagaaggagaaagaggaagagacaGATGACAAAATGGATATTTCTCTTGCCTCTAGTGTGGAGGATGATAAGACAGATGGGAAAGCGGATGCATTGACGGAGATGAAGACAGACTCCTCTCCAGGATCTAGTCTGGATGGCAGTGAGCTGGATGTAACAGGAGACTCCTCACAGTCTCCATACCATGTTGATTTGGAGCATAGCTATGCTTCAAGGGAATTCCTGACAATGCAAAATGAGGAGGGAAAAGCGGACCAAGAAACAGAGAAGGGCTTTCAAAAGAAGCATATTGACGATTCTAATGAAAATGTGACTCAGTCAAGAGTGAAGGAGGATGAGGGTGAACACTCTGATACAGCAGGCAAGGAATACCAGAATGACGATGAGGGACAATCCATTGATACTGACAGAAAAAGGAAAGTCTCTGAGTCTCCTCAACAGCCTGAGAAGATGCCAAGGATGTCTTCAGACAAGGATAGCAACCTATCACCAGGAAGAACAGGACAAGGTACTGTAGAACCAGATGCGGAAGATCCTGATAAACTTAAAACTTGTCCCAGGGATGTCACAAAGGAAGAAGGTACTCACACTGTCGAGACCATTGATTCTCCAGTCTCAAAGAAACTCGTCGCCAAAGATGATGACAAGTTTAGTATTCTACCCAGCCGCCTTCCTAAACTTGATGATCTAGAGTCCAATGTGAATTCATCTGAAGCAAGTTCAAGCATCCCTAAAGAAGAGGTGAAATCTAATCAGTCAACGCCTAGAAAGGACACCTTTCTTCTTAACCTGAGCAAGACCATCGACACCTGTAAGGCATCCCTAGGCATTGATGAGGATATGGAAGAAGAGCTGGGAGATGAAGGAGGCAGAGACGAAGAGGATGGTTTGGATGATGCTGATATGACAGGAGATGAAACAATGGAGAGTGAGGTtgatgatgaggaagaggaAACAGAGAAAGCATCCTTTCAGGCTGCAAGCCCTTCTAACGACACAAGCACCATGGATGATGCAACTGATGAGTATGCAGGAGAAAATATGACAGAAAGTAAAGTGAATCAGATGCTCAAAGATTCTCATAAGGTTTTGAAAGAGGTAGTCAAGACACTTGAAGACGGTGTGGACAGTCCTGTTATATCTGAAAAGGATAGTCTTGCAATGGAGACAGAAGATGTCGGTGATAGTGAGGAAATCAATTCCAGAGGATTGAGGGGTGATGAAAGCAATGAGAAAGAGAAGACAAATGATCAGACTTTGGCAGAGTCTTCTAAGGTTATAGAGAATGATGAGTCTCAATCAGATGAAAAGTTGAAAGACATGCCAGCCCAGGCAAAGTCAACCCAAGTCATGGATGACAAAGCTTctattgatgatgatattgaggatgatgatgatgaagatgatgttggtgaagatgttgatgattatgatggggATTCCTCAGATGGGGCATTACTCATTGATGAAGGAAATGACGAGTCGGGCGAtcaagagaagaaagaagatgCCACAAGAAAATGCAATAAACCAGATGATGAAACGAAGATCACAAGGGATACAGACATTACTCCTGCAAACACTAACGACCAGAAGGAAAAGAAACCAGAAGGGATACAACCCAAGGTCAGTCAGGACATATCTTCTAGTGAATCAACAGAGCCTGAAGCTAAACAAGAAGAAGCAAAGGACAAAGAAGCTAAACAAGAAGAAGCAAAGGACAAAGAAGCTAAGGACAAAGAAAGCAGTCAAGAGGCCAAGAAGATACCAGCAGTGGGAGACAAGAAAGTTGCAGAACTGTCAAAGAGTTCTAAACAGTTAATGGATGGAACTCCAAAACCTGTGGAAATGGATCCAGACTACAAAATGTTAATTGCCAAG GTTGTTGATGATGCAGTGAAGTCTTTTAAAGAGCTTGATTCTAGTCTTGAGGATGCTAGTGATGAAATCAAGAAGCTTGTCCTTGATCTGAAGAGAGAAGTAATTTCACTCAAAGCAAAGCAAGAACTTCAAGAGAAGGAAATGATGCACTGTAACA ATCTAGCTGCAGCAGAGATCCGTCAAGTGATGGAATACAGTAAAGATTGCAAGCTGAATAAGGTGAAGAGAAAGTTTGACCTACAGAGGAAAGATGCTATCTTTGACACCAAGGGAAAGCAATGG TGTGCAAGTTGCCGTCAGGAAGCTAATTACTTTTGCTGCTGGAACACTAGCTATTGTAGTTATAATTGTCAGGAGCGTCATTGGCAAAAGCATGAGAAGAAGTGTCAGCAGAAATCTGGGAATTTCCCATTTGCCCCTTCTGCAGTAGTG GATCCATATGACCCCTGtcgaaagaagaaaaagaagaagaagagggtaAGAGAGGAAGAACAAGCATGGCTGAAAGAGTATGGTTTTGGTGGTGAAGAAAGCGACAATGATGACCCAACATGGGAACCCGACCCTGAG GATTATCCAACTATGGTTGCGCGGAAGAAAACATATACACTTCCTACAAGCAATACTACCAGTAACCCTAATGCCTTGAGGAAGCCCAATCCTGGCCAGTACATTCCCAATCGCTCGTGGACACAGCCATCAGGAAATGTTGCATCTCGTCAGAATGTGAAGATGGCATCCATGACCTCTCCAATGGGAACCCAGCAAGTCAATCCTGCATCAAAGATAATCACACAGACACCCTCTAAG ATGTACATGCCACCAGTGCAACAGAATGGGCCACAAGTCATCGGCCAGAATGCTTCTACGGGGCAAGTTGTAATCAACTCTCATACGAAACCTGTGAATTTTGTTCCTGGTCCAAGGAATGATGTGTCCAAGCAACCTAATGTAGTTTATGTTGGGACTAGCAAACCAGGGATACAGATGGCATATCCTACTTCCAACCTCACCGTGCAGGCCAACCCTGGTATCAGCGGTGGAATACAAAATCAGGGCACTCCTAACATGCCTTTCAAATTACAGATGGGATCAAACAAGTTGCCCATGTCTTCATTGGTCCAAGCACTTGGGCAGCCCGTGCAGCAGGGTAGCAAGTTCTTCATACAGGTCACACCCGGACAGCAAGGCAGCAACGGCAAGACGGTCAAAGTCTCGCAGATGCCACAACAACCTATTCAAGCTGGCAATATGCCCATCATTCTCAATAATGTGATTGGGGGGTTGCCACAGGGACAAATTGCCCCAGCTGCAATTGTGAGTGAGAATGTTTTACAGAATATTCAGCCCGTTGGTGGGAAAAAAAGTGTGGTAACGGTTCCAAGGTTGGCTCCTGGTTCAGCACCAAGTCCAAAGCAGATCGTCTTCACTGTACCTAATGCCACAAATACTGCTGTAAGCTCCATCAGTGCACCGTCTGTTGCTCCTGTAGTTGTGGGTAGTAAACCTGTGGAAGGAAATATTCCTCCTGGAATTAAAATGCAAGTGACTTCAACCAAGAATTCTTAA
- the LOC121429218 gene encoding protein kinase C-binding protein 1-like isoform X1 yields the protein MDFSDAGQIVPIALRRTHRANAGAKRKAAEEETVKEKDKRREMKKKKKKKLPASLNTAANSTQSVTKLAADFMRSKHKVPVPKVIKNLHPHNDFYCWICHNQRYDGKFLYCNVCPRAYHDTCANVPCPQPDWVCLECENITDAECTETQSNAMASLSLDKLAKVLRTAIGKMKRYTNSLLFTPIDDLREFRDYRQFIFHPMDLSLMEKNVQSRSYGSTESFLADAKWIVHNAFVYFGGGNRYSNAAKSFLKACETEMAEVELCPDCYLGAVCKQPQWFSEVCTKPHPLIWAKLHGFPFWPAKAMKEEDGLIEARFFGQHDRAMIPAHNCFQYSTKIPFPASKKRLTGLNAAIKEAEVHIKKLEEKQGHPFKYAPHLTPYDPNKRYTTSSLAVMPDGKVKCLTDAGKNAESKAKAVENGEEASKKEKEEETDDKMDISLASSVEDDKTDGKADALTEMKTDSSPGSSLDGSELDVTGDSSQSPYHVDLEHSYASREFLTMQNEEGKADQETEKGFQKKHIDDSNENVTQSRVKEDEGEHSDTAGKEYQNDDEGQSIDTDRKRKVSESPQQPEKMPRMSSDKDSNLSPGRTGQGTVEPDAEDPDKLKTCPRDVTKEEGTHTVETIDSPVSKKLVAKDDDKFSILPSRLPKLDDLESNVNSSEASSSIPKEEVKSNQSTPRKDTFLLNLSKTIDTCKASLGIDEDMEEELGDEGGRDEEDGLDDADMTGDETMESEVDDEEEETEKASFQAASPSNDTSTMDDATDEYAGENMTESKVNQMLKDSHKVLKEVVKTLEDGVDSPVISEKDSLAMETEDVGDSEEINSRGLRGDESNEKEKTNDQTLAESSKVIENDESQSDEKLKDMPAQAKSTQVMDDKASIDDDIEDDDDEDDVGEDVDDYDGDSSDGALLIDEGNDESGDQEKKEDATRKCNKPDDETKITRDTDITPANTNDQKEKKPEGIQPKVSQDISSSESTEPEAKQEEAKDKEAKQEEAKDKEAKDKESSQEAKKIPAVGDKKVAELSKSSKQLMDGTPKPVEMDPDYKMLIAKVVDDAVKSFKELDSSLEDASDEIKKLVLDLKREVISLKAKQELQEKEMMHCNNLAAAEIRQVMEYSKDCKLNKVKRKFDLQRKDAIFDTKGKQWCASCRQEANYFCCWNTSYCSYNCQERHWQKHEKKCQQKSGNFPFAPSAVVDPYDPCRKKKKKKKRVREEEQAWLKEYGFGGEESDNDDPTWEPDPEDYPTMVARKKTYTLPTSNTTSNPNALRKPNPGQYIPNRSWTQPSGNVASRQNVKMASMTSPMGTQQVNPASKIITQTPSKVMYMPPVQQNGPQVIGQNASTGQVVINSHTKPVNFVPGPRNDVSKQPNVVYVGTSKPGIQMAYPTSNLTVQANPGISGGIQNQGTPNMPFKLQMGSNKLPMSSLVQALGQPVQQGSKFFIQVTPGQQGSNGKTVKVSQMPQQPIQAGNMPIILNNVIGGLPQGQIAPAAIVSENVLQNIQPVGGKKSVVTVPRLAPGSAPSPKQIVFTVPNATNTAVSSISAPSVAPVVVGSKPVEGNIPPGIKMQVTSTKNS from the exons AGCCAAAAGAAAGGCAGCTGAGGAAGAGACAGTCAAAGAAAAAG ATAAACGAAgagagatgaagaagaaaaagaaaaagaaacttCCTGCATCACTGAATACTGCAGCAAATTCTACACAATCTGTAACGAAGCTGGCAGCTGACTTTATGCGCTCAAAACACAAGGTTCCTGTTCCTAAAGTTATCAAGAATCTA CATCCACACAATGACTTCTACTGCTGGATTTGCCACAACCAGAGGTATGATGGTAAATTCTTGTACTGTAATGTCTGTCCGAGGGCCTACCACGACACCTGCGCCAATGTTCCCTGTCCTCAACCAGACTGGGTGTGTCTGGAATGTGAG AATATCACAGATGCAGAATGTACAGAGACGCAATCCAATGCTATGGCTTCGCTTTCTCTTGATAAACTGGCAAAGGTTCTACGTACAGCCATTGGAAAGATGAAACGATACACAAAT TCTCTGCTCTTTACACCAATTGATGACCTTCGAGAGTTTCGAGATTACAGACAGTTTATCTTCCATCCCATGGACCTATCTCTAATGGAAAAG AATGTGCAGAGTAGATCGTATGGCTCCACGGAATCATTCCTTGCTGATGCCAAATGGATTGTTCACAATGCCTTTGTGTATTTTGGAG GTGGAAATAGGTACAGCAATgctgcaaaatcttttttaaaGGCTTGTGAAACAGAG aTGGCTGAGGTTGAGTTATGTCCAGACTGTTACCTAGGTGCTGTTTGTAAACAACCTCAGTGGTTCTCTGAAGTTTGT ACCAAGCCTCATCCACTGATCTGGGCCAAGCTGCATGGTTTCCCTTTCTGGCCTGCTAAG GCAATGAAGGAAGAGGATGGTCTCATTGAAGCTAGATTCTTTGGACAGCACGATAGAGCCATGATCCCAGCTCACAACTGCTTCCAATACTCTACCAAGATCCCCTTCCCAGCCTCAAAGAAGAGACTAACAGGACTTAATGCTGCCATCAAGGAGGCAGAGGTTCATATCAAGAAACTGGAGGAAAAGCAAGGTCACCCCTTCAAGTATGCCCCTCACCTGACTCCATATGATCCCAACAAGCGCTACACAACTAGCTCTCTGGCAGTCATGCCCGATGGAAAAGTCAAGTGCCTGACTGATGCAGGAAAGAATGCTGAATCGAAGGCGAAGGCTGTTGAAAATGGTGAAGAGGCCTCtaagaaggagaaagaggaagagacaGATGACAAAATGGATATTTCTCTTGCCTCTAGTGTGGAGGATGATAAGACAGATGGGAAAGCGGATGCATTGACGGAGATGAAGACAGACTCCTCTCCAGGATCTAGTCTGGATGGCAGTGAGCTGGATGTAACAGGAGACTCCTCACAGTCTCCATACCATGTTGATTTGGAGCATAGCTATGCTTCAAGGGAATTCCTGACAATGCAAAATGAGGAGGGAAAAGCGGACCAAGAAACAGAGAAGGGCTTTCAAAAGAAGCATATTGACGATTCTAATGAAAATGTGACTCAGTCAAGAGTGAAGGAGGATGAGGGTGAACACTCTGATACAGCAGGCAAGGAATACCAGAATGACGATGAGGGACAATCCATTGATACTGACAGAAAAAGGAAAGTCTCTGAGTCTCCTCAACAGCCTGAGAAGATGCCAAGGATGTCTTCAGACAAGGATAGCAACCTATCACCAGGAAGAACAGGACAAGGTACTGTAGAACCAGATGCGGAAGATCCTGATAAACTTAAAACTTGTCCCAGGGATGTCACAAAGGAAGAAGGTACTCACACTGTCGAGACCATTGATTCTCCAGTCTCAAAGAAACTCGTCGCCAAAGATGATGACAAGTTTAGTATTCTACCCAGCCGCCTTCCTAAACTTGATGATCTAGAGTCCAATGTGAATTCATCTGAAGCAAGTTCAAGCATCCCTAAAGAAGAGGTGAAATCTAATCAGTCAACGCCTAGAAAGGACACCTTTCTTCTTAACCTGAGCAAGACCATCGACACCTGTAAGGCATCCCTAGGCATTGATGAGGATATGGAAGAAGAGCTGGGAGATGAAGGAGGCAGAGACGAAGAGGATGGTTTGGATGATGCTGATATGACAGGAGATGAAACAATGGAGAGTGAGGTtgatgatgaggaagaggaAACAGAGAAAGCATCCTTTCAGGCTGCAAGCCCTTCTAACGACACAAGCACCATGGATGATGCAACTGATGAGTATGCAGGAGAAAATATGACAGAAAGTAAAGTGAATCAGATGCTCAAAGATTCTCATAAGGTTTTGAAAGAGGTAGTCAAGACACTTGAAGACGGTGTGGACAGTCCTGTTATATCTGAAAAGGATAGTCTTGCAATGGAGACAGAAGATGTCGGTGATAGTGAGGAAATCAATTCCAGAGGATTGAGGGGTGATGAAAGCAATGAGAAAGAGAAGACAAATGATCAGACTTTGGCAGAGTCTTCTAAGGTTATAGAGAATGATGAGTCTCAATCAGATGAAAAGTTGAAAGACATGCCAGCCCAGGCAAAGTCAACCCAAGTCATGGATGACAAAGCTTctattgatgatgatattgaggatgatgatgatgaagatgatgttggtgaagatgttgatgattatgatggggATTCCTCAGATGGGGCATTACTCATTGATGAAGGAAATGACGAGTCGGGCGAtcaagagaagaaagaagatgCCACAAGAAAATGCAATAAACCAGATGATGAAACGAAGATCACAAGGGATACAGACATTACTCCTGCAAACACTAACGACCAGAAGGAAAAGAAACCAGAAGGGATACAACCCAAGGTCAGTCAGGACATATCTTCTAGTGAATCAACAGAGCCTGAAGCTAAACAAGAAGAAGCAAAGGACAAAGAAGCTAAACAAGAAGAAGCAAAGGACAAAGAAGCTAAGGACAAAGAAAGCAGTCAAGAGGCCAAGAAGATACCAGCAGTGGGAGACAAGAAAGTTGCAGAACTGTCAAAGAGTTCTAAACAGTTAATGGATGGAACTCCAAAACCTGTGGAAATGGATCCAGACTACAAAATGTTAATTGCCAAG GTTGTTGATGATGCAGTGAAGTCTTTTAAAGAGCTTGATTCTAGTCTTGAGGATGCTAGTGATGAAATCAAGAAGCTTGTCCTTGATCTGAAGAGAGAAGTAATTTCACTCAAAGCAAAGCAAGAACTTCAAGAGAAGGAAATGATGCACTGTAACA ATCTAGCTGCAGCAGAGATCCGTCAAGTGATGGAATACAGTAAAGATTGCAAGCTGAATAAGGTGAAGAGAAAGTTTGACCTACAGAGGAAAGATGCTATCTTTGACACCAAGGGAAAGCAATGG TGTGCAAGTTGCCGTCAGGAAGCTAATTACTTTTGCTGCTGGAACACTAGCTATTGTAGTTATAATTGTCAGGAGCGTCATTGGCAAAAGCATGAGAAGAAGTGTCAGCAGAAATCTGGGAATTTCCCATTTGCCCCTTCTGCAGTAGTG GATCCATATGACCCCTGtcgaaagaagaaaaagaagaagaagagggtaAGAGAGGAAGAACAAGCATGGCTGAAAGAGTATGGTTTTGGTGGTGAAGAAAGCGACAATGATGACCCAACATGGGAACCCGACCCTGAG GATTATCCAACTATGGTTGCGCGGAAGAAAACATATACACTTCCTACAAGCAATACTACCAGTAACCCTAATGCCTTGAGGAAGCCCAATCCTGGCCAGTACATTCCCAATCGCTCGTGGACACAGCCATCAGGAAATGTTGCATCTCGTCAGAATGTGAAGATGGCATCCATGACCTCTCCAATGGGAACCCAGCAAGTCAATCCTGCATCAAAGATAATCACACAGACACCCTCTAAGGTG ATGTACATGCCACCAGTGCAACAGAATGGGCCACAAGTCATCGGCCAGAATGCTTCTACGGGGCAAGTTGTAATCAACTCTCATACGAAACCTGTGAATTTTGTTCCTGGTCCAAGGAATGATGTGTCCAAGCAACCTAATGTAGTTTATGTTGGGACTAGCAAACCAGGGATACAGATGGCATATCCTACTTCCAACCTCACCGTGCAGGCCAACCCTGGTATCAGCGGTGGAATACAAAATCAGGGCACTCCTAACATGCCTTTCAAATTACAGATGGGATCAAACAAGTTGCCCATGTCTTCATTGGTCCAAGCACTTGGGCAGCCCGTGCAGCAGGGTAGCAAGTTCTTCATACAGGTCACACCCGGACAGCAAGGCAGCAACGGCAAGACGGTCAAAGTCTCGCAGATGCCACAACAACCTATTCAAGCTGGCAATATGCCCATCATTCTCAATAATGTGATTGGGGGGTTGCCACAGGGACAAATTGCCCCAGCTGCAATTGTGAGTGAGAATGTTTTACAGAATATTCAGCCCGTTGGTGGGAAAAAAAGTGTGGTAACGGTTCCAAGGTTGGCTCCTGGTTCAGCACCAAGTCCAAAGCAGATCGTCTTCACTGTACCTAATGCCACAAATACTGCTGTAAGCTCCATCAGTGCACCGTCTGTTGCTCCTGTAGTTGTGGGTAGTAAACCTGTGGAAGGAAATATTCCTCCTGGAATTAAAATGCAAGTGACTTCAACCAAGAATTCTTAA